AGTAGCTTCTCCTTTTCTTAGTGATGTATTGGGttagtttatcaggaagtgacgggGAGCAAGGAGGTTGTTCTCTTTAACTTGTCGGATGGAAACGTTtcttgtttgcaaatgttttgtaCGATATTCCAATTTTACGCTTAAGTTAAatttgcaactttggatggaaacccagctagtgTCTGCAGGATTACATGATCAATCACAAACAAAGAAAACAGCACTGAATGTGATCGAGGTCACTGGTTTTAAAGTGTCTTTCTGCTCCCTCAAACAGAAAGCCATTGGTCAGTCAAACAGATGGTCCCACCCCAAACCCATGTCACTGGTCAGAAGATGAATCCGTTACTCCACTGAAATCATCTACTAATGACTGCGAACACAAAACCATCACACCACTAACCAGACCACACTCTTaaactaatgcacacacacatctctgcacTTCTTCTCTTCTAGCAGGATTACTAATCGAGTTGTCTAGAATATAAACCTGACATTGAGCACTACAGGGATTGCTGGATCTTAGACAAATGGATTTGTTCCTATTTTCTAAATCCGTGGATAAAAGCTTCTTCTAAACACATAACTGTAAATATAAACTTGTTTTACAGATATAAAGAAATACACTGGAGATTTGAGTTTGTTTTTCATCAGCAGagtgttttaaaataatgaagGGTTAGGGTTAAAACACATGAATCCTCACACTCTTCTACTCGGAGGCTAATTATAGTGTTAATTATAAACTTCACACTTCCTCTCGCTCAACCCTAACACTCTCAAGAGAATCGGCTTGTTTGTGCTGTCTGACAGACAACAGACTGCTAGACGCTCAAATCTGTTGAAAAATCTCTAGGTTAATTTTATTATGGAGacaaaataaagtatttcagCCTAATGAACGGAGATATCACAGGACTCGCGTGTGTGCTCGTGATCCGATTTTAATCATGAAGCCTCATTAAATCTGCTGACGTCATCAGACAGGAAGTCATTCATGGGCACTAACAGCTTTTCCAAATGCTGAAGCCCACATTCACCTGACTCCTGCagtgtgatgtcatttcctgctGTAAGTTCAGGCCTCACATCACACAGCACATGTGATGCACTGCtcgtggacacacacacacacacacacacacacttgtttgtttGCTCTGCACAGCATGCCTTCACATAGTTCTGAGGACCACAATGATCTGGACCAAACCTCCAAACTAAACTCCAGGCACACACACCCAGACGAGTCACAAACAGATCTAGAGCCGACTGAACGGAGACGTGATCCCCGCTGCTGCAGTGTTCCTGAGACCTCGAGCTCCAGAGATGCGGGTCCTGGTCCTGATGATGCTGACGTCTGCGTGTGCCGCTCTGGATCCTGTGGCGCTGAAGGAGGCCACGGTAAGGAGAACTCATCAGTGAGTTTCTGTTCAGCCGTTTCTGTTCGTCGACACTCATCTTCACTGATTATTATAAAGTGTGGTGCTGTAGAAGTTGGTTTTTATGTCTGTCTGCATCTCTCAGGTCTATCTGAAGAGATACGGTTACTTACCTTCATCATCTAATGCTGATCATCAGAGAATTCAAACACAACAAATGAATGAGGCCCtacggtaacacacacacacacacactccataggcataatggtttttctactgtacaaactgtattttctatcctcTTTCTCTAACCCTACACTTAACCTTAGCTCACATTTCTAGATTCACAAATCTCTTCATTCTGTGTGATTTAGAAGATAGATTTTTACTGTAATCACTatacttgtggggacatttggtcctcATAATGATAACACAAACACAGTCAATGGGGTAAGCTGTGCCTTTTTACTTACGTTGTCCATAAGAAAAGAAGAAATGAGGTAAAACTCAACCTGTAAATCTGTTTCAGGACATCTGCAGTGTCTGTAACCCCACTCTCCCCATCTGGCCtgtgatctctgatctctgatgcATGTTTTCAGGATCTTCCAGCAGGTGACGGGTCTGCGTGTGACGGGCCGTCCAGACAGCAGCACAATGGCCATGATGAGAGCCGCCCGCTGTGGTCTGAGTGACCCCTTCAGCCACACGCTCAAATACCGCACCCTGGGTGAGTCACGTGAGCACAGGTCAGTCTGTGCTGATTAACTGCACCTTGTGATTTAAAATGAAGCACTCTATCAAAGATCAAGAATAGCATCAGTCCACTCTTTTGACCATTTCAGTTCAGCAGGCCTTGATTTAtctcattgcatttatttaagaatatatattcTGAAATCTTATCATACAAGGCTTGATCTTTCCCAGAACAGAACTTTACTGTTAAAGGGGTGCTTTATggttttttttctaggcttgattgtgtttatggggtgcagtctaatctgttcatgctttttttttttgttgttttttttgttgttgttttttaacacattatttttcacatcatttacctttattccacacctATCTGTGTGGTTGGCTAAActgtattgttgtgtattataaACAATGAACTTAatggtatgtttgtttgttgttgtctcatacttttagatacgctGTTGTTTGTAAATGCCACTGCTTCTGTTAActtttaatatacagttttattgatTAAAGCTTTAATGCAGCACAGCAACCatacttgagagagagagagggagagagagggacagagcgGGGgggtgaatgagagagagatgcagagcaggaTGACTGGAGGAACaggattgagaaccgctgctttagagAATTGATTTTGAatcttgtgaatccattagaatcgttGGAAGACAGAATTGCGATTCATATATGCAGATTTTTACATGCActcctagttttctcttcctcttcttttaagcagcacaacatggcctCGCCCCTTAGTTCCCaggggcggggtttatctgggtttgtgacaTAAAGACCCGTGAAGTAACTTCTTGTAGTCCTTACCAGCCATTTCTGTAGGCATTAATCTGCCAGAATCTATCAGCGCTGCAACTTTTTAGATATTgcttatgctcaaacagcaacattacaaactaacattaaaaaagttaaatcggAATCAACTGCCCATTTAATCCTAAATGTCAGTCTGGCCGAATGCATGCTGTAGGTCAGTGGAGTAAGAAGAGACTGACGTACCGCATTTATAATCATCCGCTGTCTCTGGGTTTGTCTGGGACACGAGCGGCGGTTCGTGCGGCCTTCGGTTACTGGAGCGCCGTCAGCCCTCTTCACTTCCAGGAGGTCAGCAGAGGTCACGCCGACATCAAACTGTCCTTCCACAGGAGAAACCAGGGCTGCCCTGTCGCATTCGACGGACCTGGTGGGAACACCCTTCCCTTTTTACTAAACATATTATTTCCAACAAACATCAGCTGAGTGTTTGAAATGACTCCTCTAggcatttatatgtaatttagcTTTTGAAATATATCTCATATTTTGAGTATGAAAGCCTATTTCAGCCACTGAATATCAAAAaggtaattgtaacttttttgaGAGTTTATATTTCCTaagtctgactttttttctcagaattgctagtttatatcatgcaattctaaGACAAAAATCAGAATATCGAGAAAAATAAGTcagtattgtaatatatatattgtcacaagtacctttttaaagtttttattcagtggcagaagcGGGCTTGAGCAATATGTGCTCTAAGCATCTGGAAATGTAATGTCAAAATTTCTGTGGTGGCAAAACTTTTGCTCAACCTGTGCTCAAGCGTATCTGTGGTTTGAAAGCTCACTTTCAGTCACTGAACTGGATTCCTGCAAGTCTTACAAAGGGCAGTTTAAGACTTTTAAAGACTGCTTTAAAAAACAGTTAAAGAAAATTTAAGGATAAATTAAAAGGAACAAAGGAATACAACTTCCTTCCAACATATCTACAttactttataattaattttacacTCACAAAAAAATGGCATAACAAGAATATAGACTTTTAAAGACCttttaagacctgcagaaaccctgctgAATCTGTTTTCTGGTCCAGGGCAAGTTTTGGGGCACGCTGAAGGCCCAGAGTCCGGCACGGTTCACTTCGATGCAGATGAGGTGTGGACGGAGGGGCGGAGTTCTGGAGCAAACCTGCGCATCGTAGCCGCCCATGAGATAGGCCACGCCCTCGGATTAGGCCACTCCCAGTACCACAGTGCGCTCATGGGCCCTGTGTACACAGGATACCGCCACAACTTCAGACTGCACCAGGACGACATCCGCGGCATACAGACTCTGTACGGTAAGAACATGCAGATGTGTTTCCATCCAGTGTTCTATCCAGTGACTGAGGTTTAACTGCAGAACAAAGCTGACATCAGCTTTCTCAGGAAAACCTGTGGAAAAACCATCCATCACTCCGAGAAAGCCAGATCAACTGCCGGACCTTTGCGTCGGGAGACTGGACGCCATGATGCTGGGTAACAGTACagctgatctctgatcagtccAACACTTGATATGGTCATCAGCCTCATGTCCTTGTGCTTTATCTTCTCAGGGCCTCTTCACAAGACACTTGCTTTCAGAGGTCATTACGTGTGGACGTTCTCAGATTCAGGTTATAACAGTCCCCTTCACATTAATGCCTTGTGGAAAGAACTGCCCAGCCACATCAATGCAGCCGTTCACTCGCAAAGAACCAACAAATCCTATTTTCTTAAAGGTGAACTgaatcttacatttacatttacatttaatcttttatcagatgcttttatccaaagcgtcttacaaatgagaacaatagaagcagtcaggtcaacaagagaacaacaacagtatacaagtgccatgacaagtctcagttagtctagtatagacgcatagccaggtttttttttttttttttttttttttaaataaatgaaaagacaataaaaggaaaagtgctagtgttagttggttaagtgcaggcgaaaaagatgagtctttagatgtttcttgaaaatgagtaaagacttgagattgggaggtcattccaccagctgggcacagtccaggaaaaggtccgtgagagtgattttgaacttctttaggatggcaccacaaggcgtcgttcacttacagagcgcaaacttctggagggcacataagatttaaccagtgagtttaggtaagttggtgccgtgccagtggtcgtcttgtaggcaagcatcagtaccttgaatttgatgcgagcggctactggtagccagtgtaacctgatgaggagaaaCGTGAGCtgttttttggctcattgaagacaaccctcgctgctgcattctggatcagtttcagaggcttgacagtacatgcaggaaaagccaggagagcattacaatagtccagtctggagagaacaagagcttggacaagaagttgggtggcttgctctgacaggaagggtctaatcttcctaatgttgtataaggcaaacctgcaggagcgggtcgttgtagcaatgtggtcagggaagcttaactgatgatccatcacaactcctaggtttctggctgtcctcgaaggagttatggttgatgagcccatctgtatagagaagttgtgatgaagcaatgggttagctggaaccaccaggagttcagtctttgtaaggttaagctgaaggtgatggtcattcatccagctagaaatgtcactcagacaggctgaaatgcgagcagctaccgtcgggtcatctgactggaatgagaagtagagttgggtgtcatcagcgtagcagtgataagaaaagccatgcttctgaatgaatgattttgaagctgctcttgctagtcgcagggcttcaagagggggtgaaatgctatttcatgcatactgagttttttacactgttaaagagttggattcccatgctaaacatggacaaagtttcaaaaattaagttgtacgtttgaaggagtatttctgttccaaaaatactccttccggatACTCCttatgattctttagctccgcccacacgtcacgcctccagccggtcgtgtttttccgggaaaattggtacagactatctttctcttatgaatataataaaactaaagactttttggagttatgaaggatgcagtactactctataggtactcaagattaacaggatattgagtgaaaacgagcatttcacccccccattcagtaaccgagagcagagcagtctcagttgagtggccacttttgaagccagattggttgctgtccaggaggttgttctgtacaaggaacatagaaagctggttgaacacagctcgctcaagtgtctttgcaatgaatggaagaagggataccggtctgtagttttcaagaagcgct
This genomic window from Carassius auratus strain Wakin chromosome 33, ASM336829v1, whole genome shotgun sequence contains:
- the LOC113052677 gene encoding matrix metalloproteinase-19, yielding MHVFRIFQQVTGLRVTGRPDSSTMAMMRAARCGLSDPFSHTLKYRTLGQWSKKRLTYRIYNHPLSLGLSGTRAAVRAAFGYWSAVSPLHFQEVSRGHADIKLSFHRRNQGCPVAFDGPGQVLGHAEGPESGTVHFDADEVWTEGRSSGANLRIVAAHEIGHALGLGHSQYHSALMGPVYTGYRHNFRLHQDDIRGIQTLYGKPVEKPSITPRKPDQLPDLCVGRLDAMMLGPLHKTLAFRGHYVWTFSDSGYNSPLHINALWKELPSHINAAVHSQRTNKSYFLKGDKVWRYSGFKLDQGYPKRLTIPSNIQAAFFLRSQRALVFIKGSEYWLWDELRSAKHLQLKAALPSDLDAAFTGGDGRVHVFSGAWHWRLSPALTLEKGYHFRSRHRWMHCDH